From Rutidosis leptorrhynchoides isolate AG116_Rl617_1_P2 chromosome 3, CSIRO_AGI_Rlap_v1, whole genome shotgun sequence, a single genomic window includes:
- the LOC139902252 gene encoding uncharacterized protein yields MSRSSKRYYIVPGENEPSRTCKRKKFITKVMFLAAVARPRHDASGNEVFSGKIGIFPLTTLEPAIRTSKNRVAGTMEIKPIISVAKEVTPAWLIAKVLQAIRAKWSQGHSGPIFIQQDNARPHINVNDREFLEASSREGFDIKLCFQPPNSPDLNVLDLGFFPAIQSLQEQEPLGSIDELVSAMQNSFDRMQSRELNNVFLALQTCMKEIMKVQGGNNYQIPHIGKSRL; encoded by the coding sequence ATGTCAAGATCATCAAAACGCTATTACATTGTTCCCGGTGAGAATGAGCCTTCAAGAACTTGTAAAAGAAAAAAGTTTATCACTAAAGTAATGTTTCTTGCCGCCGTTGCACGACCAAGACATGATGCATCGGGTAATGAAGTTTTCTCGGGAAAGATTGGCATATTTCCACTTACCACTTTAGAACCCGCTATACGTACAAGCAAGAACCGAGTTGCGGGGACAATGGAAATAAAGCCTATAATATCGGTGGCTAAAGAAGTTACACCTGCATGGTTAATAGCGAAGGTTCTACAGGCGATTAGAGCTAAATGGTCACAAGGTCATTCAGGTCCAATATTCATTCAACAAGATAATGCAAGGCctcatattaatgttaatgatagagAGTTTCTTGAAGCATCATCTCGAGAGGGATTTGATATAAAACTTTGTTTTCAACCACCAAATAGTCCCGATTTAAATGTGTTGGACCTTGGATTTTTTCCAGCGATTCAATCACTTCAAGAGCAAGAGCCTTTGGGTTCAATTGATGAATTGGTTTCGGCGATGCAAAATTCTTTTGATAGAATGCAATCACGTGAGTTAAATAACGTTTTCTTAGCTCTTCAAACATGTATGAAGGAAATAATGAAGGTTCAAGGTGGCAACAATTACCAAATACCGCATATTGGTAAGAGTAGATTATAA